Proteins encoded in a region of the Podospora pseudopauciseta strain CBS 411.78 chromosome 6, whole genome shotgun sequence genome:
- a CDS encoding hypothetical protein (CAZy:GT69; COG:H; EggNog:ENOG503NU4M), translating into MKPRAPSLPSSRLLRTLLSRSALKKVLLAFFLWTLLESHIIYYRLIRTEREARAHHSLQTRRVFIASLHWNNEKILRSSWNAAVLDLVNTLGPNNVFVSVYESGSWDDSKGALRELDEQLEKTGVGRKIVLDKETHKDLLHSTPGQEGGWIAVGKEKQLMPRRIPYLSKLRNKSLEPLIELAENGTSFDHVLFLGDVVFNTQDIMMLLDTNKGSYAAACSMDFSKPPQFYDTFALRDSAGHEHVTQTWPYFRSGNSRSALINGLPAPVSSCWNGIVAMPATAFMGIQGLKFRGVQDSLAEYHVEGSECCLIHADNPQSRTKGVFLNPNVRVGYKPEAYKAVHPVGSSWVSLSQIWFGLWKNRLGRWLTTPWFKESTIRRRVAQWAGEGGKGVVREEKGGFCLINEMQVVVHNGWKHL; encoded by the coding sequence ATGAAACCACGAGCCCcttctctcccctcctcgcgATTACTCcgcaccctcctctcccgctcaGCCCTCAAGAaggtcctcctcgccttcttcctctggaCACTCCTCGAGTCCCATATCATTTACTACCGCCTCATCCGCACCGAGCGAGAAGCCCGAGCCCATCACTCCCTACAAACCCGCCGAGTCTTCATTGCCAGTTTGCATTGGAACAACGAGAAAATCCTCCGCTCTAGCTGGAACGCCGCCGTTCTCGACCTGGTTAACACCCTCGGACCAAACAATGTCTTTGTCAGTGTATACGAAAGTGGAAGTTGGGATGACTCAAAGGGGGCGCTAAGGGAGCTGGATGAACAACTTGAGAAGACGGGAGTAGGGCGGAAGATTGTGCTGGATAAGGAGACGCACAAAGACCTCCTACACAGCACCCCGGGGCaggaagggggttggattGCGGTGGGCAAAGAGAAGCAgttgatgccgaggaggataCCGTACCTCTCGAAACTGCGCAACAAGTCTTTGGAACCGCTGATCGAATTGGCTGAGAATGGGACGAGCTTCGACCATGTGCTGTTTCTCGGAGATGTAGTCTTCAACACGCAAGATATCATGATGCTGCTGGATACCAACAAGGGGAGCTACGCTGCGGCATGCTCCATGGACTTCAGCAAGCCGCCACAATTCTACGATACCTTTGCGCTGAGGGACTCGGCTGGGCATGAGCATGTAACACAGACTTGGCCATACTTCAGGTCAGGGAATTCCCGCTCAGCTTTGATAAACGGACTACCTGCGCCGGTGTCCAGTTGCTGGAATGGTATCGTGGCCATGCCAGCGACGGCTTTCATGGGGATCCAAGGACTGAAGTTCAGGGGCGTTCAGGACAGCCTTGCGGAATACCATGTTGAAGGGTCAGAGTGCTGCCTGATTCATGCCGACAACCCGCAGTCAAGGACGAAAGGAGTATTTCTCAACCCAAATGTCAGGGTTGGGTACAAGCCGGAAGCATACAAGGCCGTGCATCCGGTGGGCAGCAGCTGGGTGTCGCTGAGCCAGATCTGGTTTGGGCTATGGAAGAATCGGCTGGGGCGGTGGCTCACTACGCCTTGGTTCAAAGAGAGCACGATacggaggagggtggctCAGTGGGCAGGCgaaggaggaaagggagtagtgcgggaggagaagggtggGTTTTGCCTGATCAACGAGATGCAGGTGGTAGTGCATAATGGGTGGAAGCATTTGTAG
- a CDS encoding hypothetical protein (EggNog:ENOG503PYPW), with protein MDPFSIGIGCITLLEVAQKTIKQLYQLSKRYNDARSDLFMTMTQLRSLAYVLELIRYDEGTQHTDSPNQKNDLIMDQVNLCMDIIEELQVVITSINDSRVKWTISGKAAVENIHKQLQTATEQLELTLGVHTLAVAKDIKNDATELLLGQEQIGAQVQRLSEHMGLRDNTGPSHRSSPTTIPSWSRTSQGVCVEASGQCASSVGAMAGIHESVNDGNYTNDTPSPTNSSQWSGSTAYSPLASIPSPISVIDVTATLVTPNVNPIYHHAAETGSWSQYQDPATVAPDTPDITFWPSEIQYSPTTMAHKTAKLSKDITVEHVETPTAPSKEEVIRNQFKEAAWSLAPKKKQKSVRETFKEMVRLKVAASVAA; from the exons ATGGATCCATTTTCTATCGGCATTGGCTGTATCACCCTACTCGAAGTTGCCCAAAAGACAATTAAACAGCTTTACCAGCTTAGCAAGCGTTATAATGACGCCCGATCAGATTTATTCATGACTATGACTCAACTTCGAAGCCTAGCCTATGTACTGGAGCTTATTCGGTATGACGAAGGAACCCAACACACGGATAGCCCGAACCAAAAAAATGATCTCATTATGGACCAAGTCAATCTCTGTATGGACATCATCGAGGAGCTCCAGGTTGTGATTACCTCCATCAACGACTCACGCGTCAAGTGGACCATCTCTGGCAAGGCAGCGGTGGAGAATATCCACAAGCAATTACAAACGGCGACTGAACAGCTTGAGCTTACCTTGGGGGTGCATACGTT AGCCGTCGCCAAAGATATCAAGAACGATGCTACTGAACTGCTGTTGGGTCAAGAACAGATCGGTGCCCAGGTTCAACGCCTGTCCGAACATATGGGACTGAGGGATAACACCGGACCGTCCCATCGGTCTAGTCCCACCACCATTCCATCATGGTCAAGGACCTCACAAGGTGTCTGTGTCGAAGCCAGCGGACAGTGCGCTTCATCTGTTGGTGCCATGGCTGGCATTCATGAGTCTGTCAACGATGGAAACTACACCAACgacacaccatcaccaacaaacagCAGTCAATGGAGTGGATCAACTGCATACTCGCCACTTGCTTCTATCCCTTCTCCCATCAGTGTTATCGACGTAACTGCCACTCTCGTCACCCCCAACGTCAACCCCATCTATCATCATGCAGCCGAAACTGGATCGTGGTCTCAATACCAGGACCCGGCTACAGTAGCTCCAGATACTCCCGATATCACATTTTGGCCTAGCGAGATCCAGTactcaccaacaaccatgGCGCATAAGACCGCGAAACTCTCTAAAGACATCACCGTTGAACATGTCGAGACACCCACCGCTCCCTCAAAAGAAGAGGTTATTCGCAACCAGTTCAAGGAAGCCGCTTGGTCATTAGCTCCtaagaagaaacaaaagtcGGTCCGGGAGACATTCAAGGAGATGGTCAGGCTGAAGGTTGCTGCGTCTGTCGCTGCTTGA
- a CDS encoding hypothetical protein (EggNog:ENOG503NYYQ) gives MRSDFFDRLPPPTALLLLSSLLDLSNAHILQPLPRRVPVVLPTTTVLYHPLSVVSWPLRPTPPPSRDLFALRRRQDNTVCGYLGGDQNLAATCSAGSHCVLDTENNVVGCCPNGEASCTAGVFTGCVDANSGPQTEVNPYVFTCGGSDVCYKNVFQGGASQYGCGSASDLATIVLTSASGLTTQVTFPTVSLSLTQAVSTLSEPTTLGTVTDTASSSTGTESASSTETESTSSSGSPSSSTSPSTSTSSPSSTQSSTQSSSTSTPTTTETTSPATDAPETGRAQTTNRTGVIVGATIGGLAVLIALVALLAFCIRRRQNANARSGPGKGSIRGQNISTPRPGPGTGFAAIPQDSDAFETGPSPNPMFAGQNQPSPQQQMKSIPLMTAVPPRMPFQNDVSPIGQDDISPYAYSGAGGVVSAITPHSHTSYPPSDELSMQYQHMQQQGQYPAIYSGAAAIPVVHNGRGDENRLESDQVPLTREIDDFSHGFSAALDRIGEEDEEDHLRREEGGDDLGEMNMSGGRRGDVGEGPPGDHSRVASSVYSRGSNGGGRPLWQQNRRPSKTGMWM, from the coding sequence ATGAGATCCGATTTCTTTGATCGATTGCCACCACCGACAGCTCTACTGTTGCTATCGAGTCTGCTTGATCTGAGCAACGCCCATATTCTTCAACCGTTACCCAGGAGGGTACCAGTTGTTCTGCCAACCACAACGGTCCTATACCACCCATTGAGTGTTGTCTCATGGCCTCTTcgaccaacaccaccaccttcacgAGACCTCTTTGCTCTTCGTCGGCGACAGGACAATACAGTATGCGGTTACTTGGGAGGTGACCAGAATTTGGCAGCGACGTGTAGCGCCGGTTCGCATTGCGTGCTGGATACGGAGAACAATGTGGTGGGGTGCTGCCCAAACGGAGAAGCTTCTTGCACGGCAGGTGTTTTTACCGGATGTGTAGATGCGAACAGCGGGCCACAGACGGAGGTGAACCCATACGTTTTTACCTGTGGGGGAAGTGATGTGTGTTACAAGAATGTTTTTCAGGGAGGAGCTTCTCAGTACGGGTGCGGTTCTGCGAGCGACCTGGCCACGATCGTTTTGACGAGCGCAAGTGGTTTGACGACGCAGGTCACCTTTCCCACCGTGAGTCTCAGTCTGACACAAGCTGTCTCTACGCTGAGCGAGCCAACAACGCTGGGGACGGTAACCGATACCGCCTCAAGCTCAACAGGAACGGAATCGGCCAGTTCAACAGAAACAGAGTCGACAAGTTCAAGTGGTTCGCCCTCCAGCTCTACTTccccctcaacatcaacctcctcaccatcatcaacgcaATCTTCAACAcaatcatcctccacctccacgccaaccaccaccgaaaccacctcccccgcaacTGACGCTCCGGAAACTGGGCGAGCGCAAACAACGAACCGAACAGGCGTAATAGTAGGCGCCACAATCGGCGGTCTCGCCGTCCTCATCGCCCTGGTAGCCCTTCTCGCCTTTTGCATCCGCCGCCGACAAAACGCCAACGCGAGATCGGGCCCCGGGAAAGGAAGCATCCGCGGACAAAACATCAGCACCCCCCGCCCCGGTCCAGGAACAGGCTTCGCCGCCATCCCCCAAGACAGCGACGCCTTTGAGACCGGTCCCAGCCCCAACCCGATGTTCGCCGGGCAAAaccaaccctcaccacaacaacaaatGAAGAGTATACCCCTCATGACAGCAGTGCCGCCCCGCATGCCCTTCCAAAACGACGTCTCACCCATCGGCCAAGACGATATTTCTCCCTATGCTTATTCTGGCGCCGGAGGTGTGGTCTCAGCTATCACCCCCCACTCTCACACCTCTTACCCCCCTAGCGACGAGTTGAGCATGCAATATCAGCATATGCAGCAGCAGGGACAATACCCGGCTATCTACAGCGGCGCGGCGGCTATCCCTGTTGTGCATAACGGGAGGGGAGATGAGAACAGACTCGAGTCAGATCAGGTACCGCTCACAAGGGAGATTGACGATTTTAGCCACGGGTTTAGTGCGGCGCTGGATAGGatcggggaggaggatgaggaggatcatttgaggagggaggaagggggggatgatttgggggagatgaaTATGAGTGGTGGTCGGCGGGGagatgttggggaggggccACCAGGGGATCATAGCAGGGTGGCGAGTTCGGTGTATAGTCGGGGGAGcaatgggggtgggaggccCTTGTGGCAGCAGAATAGACGGCCGAGTAAGACTGGGATGTGGATGTGA
- a CDS encoding hypothetical protein (EggNog:ENOG503P1HD; COG:E) encodes MEIGSWSLACERRGLVHSYIKVWSFSHSLNINISLSQHHHHHHQQYHISPTQQTQQYNNTLTPKMSPSILVVLTSHADLADTGKKTGWYLSEFSHPHHVFASSSPPPKITVASPRGGAAPLDQSSIEAAKDDEISVEFLHKQSALWEATTPLSQILQQGIDSYDALFFPGGHGPMFDLAGDKESQEIVKRFWEAGKIVSAVCHGPAALVNVKLSNGDYLLKGKKVTAFSNSEEDGVGLSEKMPFMLETRIKEVGAEYEKAGQDWGEKLVVDGKLITGQNPASAKAVGEAILKVI; translated from the exons ATGGAGATCGGATCGTGGAGTTTGGCTTGTGAAAGAAGGGGGCTCGTACATAGCTACATAAAAGTTTGGTCTTTCTCTCACTCACTGAACATCAATATTTCACtcagccaacaccaccaccaccaccatcaacaataCCACATCTCACCAACGCAACAAACACAACAATACAACAACACACTCACGCCCAAAATgtccccctccatcctcgtagtcctcacctcccacgcCGACCTGGCCGACACAGGCAAAAAAACAGGCTGGTACCTCTCCGAGttttcccacccccaccacgtATTTGcgtcttcctcccctccccccaaaatcaCCGTCGCCTCCCCCCGCGGCGGCGCCGCTCCCCTGGACCAGTCCTCCATCGAAGCCGCCAAAGACGACGAGATCTCTGTTGAGTTCTTGCACAAGCAATCCGCCCTCTGGGAGGCCACCACTCCCCTTTCCCAGATCCTTCAACAAGGCATCGACAGCTACGacgccctcttcttccccggcgGCCACGGCCCCATGTTTGATCTCGCCGGCGATAAGGAATCGCAGGAGATTGTAAAGAGGTTTTGGGAGGCGGGCAAGATCGTCAGCGCTGTTTG CCATGGACCTGCCGCGTTGGTGAATGTCAAGTTGAGCAATGGGGATTACCTCctcaaggggaagaaggtgacCGCTTTTAGCAATTCCGAGGAGGACGGCGTTGGACTTTCGGAGAAGATGCCTTTCATGCTGGAGACCAGGATCAAGGAGGTTGGCGCGGAGTACGAAAAGGCTGGCCAGGACTGGGGGGAGAAGCTCGTTGTTGATGGGAAGCTCATCACGGGGCAGAACCCTGCAAGTGCAAAGGCGGTTGGGGAGGCTATTCTGAAGGTTATTTAG
- a CDS encoding hypothetical protein (COG:S; EggNog:ENOG503P31G): MQQTAPPKDEWTNKELMLKITEVPDENDPYHYHKLSDADEIRLVTIKPGKWTDPISCELTCHSLDVDDITEYSTLSYAWGSPRVTENIILEGRTWPVTVNLANALLFLRDHEKPVKMWIDALCIDQSNLKERGKQVQLMKDIYSGGTQVVVYLGDGKNHRPKRLSEHHIISKAPTQQHFYNDERDGVHLEEFWAALSASAMPSLPMNDGSKRPRIRSRHLSSTFHMFCLLRVLGDEVLTSDLVDRMRKLTAMDPSCDLLGTMVETLRCMLLNPWWQRIWVVQEMIVSRVAVVRCGTVTCPWDMFIAAASSLSSSSVDMSTIFRPDSIKVLQYFCRQVLSFRDLHNQWKKNFGAPMLTLLQDFSARRATDERDKVFALLGLASHSQRFLALASYEDSVADVYRATAVELIRRGHSLEIWHGDLARKNRRDLASWVPDWSAVYDEGDRQRAQRGGSEKGERSSAWKLTVVQSEGGYWKFVAEGMTLLLHWINENPQERKLPKRMEEEFDSYHRLLNITCLDFYRRRGANALVTTVERIQELCINLKAHCSWGSAYEDLAKHPSISAFGRSAAFYREVKSKSEVGQVTPNMDSESRDDFWFGKDTAAWLDRMVIRYETVTFRTPKSETAIQHHFRWELDESRWYPDGRRRKSFLSMESMPLGTVRHVGERIFSWDDRDSAFSTISKWVSYYEKMSGYHRVKLAKTLLGETNLTETLKSTAEVDGVGDESHRDTVEALLLEWLDHVLERHDFPDDANMKPLNEALVLATTGRVMFALNDSTLGLGPGSMTVGDEVMMLPGTSSPIVLRFRLPERDESLEGPAYAVVGDCYLDPSSSDEKKKLPNPWPGWLPETIMPIELKKYWERRRIYLF; encoded by the exons ATGCAGCAAACCGCACCGCCGAAGGATGAATGGACGAACAAGGAGTTGATGCTAAAGATCACAGAGGTCCCCGACGAGAACGACCCGTATCACTACCATAAATTGAGTGATGCGGATGAGATAAGGCTGGTGACGATCAAGCCGGGAAAATGGACGGATCCAATCAGCTGTGAGCTGACATGCCACTCGCTGGACGTCGATGATATAACTGAGTATTCGACCTTGTCGTATGCATG GGGATCACCTCGAGTTACCGAAAACATCATACTCGAGGGTCGAACATGGCCGGTTACTGTCAACCTGGCCAACGCTCTACTCTTCCTTAGAGACCATGAGAAGCCTGTGAAAATGTGGATCGATGCGCTG TGCATTGATCAATCCAATCTGAAGGAGAGGGGTAAACAAGTCCAGCTGATGAAGGACATTTACTCAGGCGGCACACAAGTTGTGGTGTACCTCGGCGATGGAAAGAACCACCGACCAAAGCGCCTCTCCGAGCACCACATAATCTCCAAAGCTCCTACCCAACAACACTTTTACAATGACGAACGTGATGGGGTCCATCTTGAAGAGTTCTGGGCCGCACTTTCCGCCTCAGCCatgccctccctcccaatgAACGATGGGAGCAAACGGCCACGGATCCGATCTCGGCATCTCTCTTCAACATTCCACATGTTCTGTCTCCTCCGGGTACTGGGCGACGAAGTCTTGACTTCTGACCTTGTCGACAGGATGCGCAAACTCACCGCCATGGACCCCTCCTGCGACCTGCTTGGTACTATGGTCGAAACCCTGCGCTGTATGCTCCTCAACCCATGGTGGCAGCGCATCTGGGTCGTGCAGGAGATGATTGTCAGTCGAGTGGCAGTAGTCCGTTGTGGCACAGTGACATGCCCATGGGACATGTTTATTGCTGCCGCCTCATCGCTTTCGAGCTCCTCTGTCGACATGTCCACAATCTTCCGTCCCGATAGCATCAAGGTGCTTCAGTACTTCTGTCGCCAGGTTCTCAGCTTCCGCGATTTACACAACCAGTGGAAGAAGAATTTCGGCGCCCCTATGCTGACTCTCCTCCAGGACTTCAGCGCGAGACGGGCAACTGATGAGCGAGACAAGGTATTTGccttgttggggttggcatCCCATTCTCAGAGATTCCTTGCCTTGGCAAGCTATGAGGACTCAGTTGCCGATGTGTACCGAGCAACAGCCGTGGAGCTTATTCGTCGGGGTCACTCTCTGGAAATATGGCATGGTGACTTGGCACGGAAGAACAGGAGAGATCTTGCAAGCTGGGTTCCAGACTGGAGCGCAGTGTACGATGAAGGTGATCGCCAGCGGGCACAAAGAGGTGGCAGTGAAAAGGGCGAACGTAGTTCGGCGTGGAAACTGACTGTGGTACAATCAGAGGGGGGATACTGGAAGTTTGTGGCCGAAGGAATGACACTGTTGTTGCACTGGATCAACGAGAATCCACAAGAACGAAAACTACCGAAACGCATGGAGGAGGAATTCGACTCGTACCACCGACTACTGAACATCACCTGCCTGGATTTCTACCGGAGGAGAGGCGCCAACGCGTTGGTAACCACCGTCGAGAGGATACAGGAGCTATGCATCAACCTGAAAGCTCACTGTTCTTGGGGCAGTGCATATGAGGACCTCGCCAAACACCCTTCTATCAGCGCATTTGGTCGTTCGGCGGCTTTTTATCGCGAGGTAAAATCAAAGTCTGAGGTTGGCCAAGTTACCCCCAATATGGACTCAGAATCTCGGGATGATTTCTGGTTTGGAAAAGACACAGCGGCTTGGCTTGATCGTATGGTGATCAGGTATGAAACGGTCACTTTCCGAACCCCCAAATCGGAGACTGCTATCCAGCATCATTTTAGATGGGAGCTTGATGAATCGAGATGGTATCCTGATGGACGCAGACGAAAGAGTTTTTTGTCAATGGAATCCATGCCTCTGGGTACCGTAAGACATGTCGGCGAGCGAATCTTTTCCTGGGACGATCGCGATTCCGCTTTCAGCACGATTTCGAAATGGGTCTCCTACTACGAAAAGATGTCAGGGTATCACAGGGTGAAGTTGGCCAAGACCTTGCTGGGCGAAACAAATCTCACCGAAACACTAAAGAGTACAGCTGAAGTCGATGGAGTTGGAGATGAGAGCCATCGTGATACTGTGGAAGCGCTGCTTCTGGAGTGGCTTGATCATGTGCTTGAACGTCACGATTTCCCAGACGATGCAAACATGAAACCTCTCAACGAGGCTCTCGTTCTTGCAACAACGGGGAGGGTCATGTTCGCCTTGAACGACAGCACTCTTGGGCTGGGCCCGGGGAGCATGACTGTGGGAGATGAGGTGATGATGCTTCCGGGTACTAGCTCACCTATTGTGCTCCGGTTCCGCTTACCTGAGCGCGATGAATCCCTCGAAGGTCCTGCATATGCGGTGGTTGGAGATTGCTATCTTGACCCTTCATCATCGgatgagaaaaagaagctGCCAAACCCGTGGCCAGGATGGTTGCCGGAAACAATCATGCCAATAGAGCTTAAAAAGTACTGGGAGAGACGTCGCATTTATCTCTTCTAG